The following proteins are encoded in a genomic region of Streptococcus sp. 29892:
- a CDS encoding DUF2142 domain-containing protein translates to MLHKLNQNKWYLFASFIACCTVYTIYIRDYHASAAVYPLALFMIGFILLLPKRQDFACLLVLLVSGLAFSIVTPVLNTPDEYVHLSRAMHIAQGDINLDNNPANLQISEDYFVIVDDYTMPPLAVDAFEYQHSSTEVPFKGLADFRTTNAYWFIGYIPQVIGITLGRALNLNVGLIYYLGRIFNAICYALLAYIAVKLSGNFRQIMMLIVLMPMNIFLAASYNQDGVALGFIYVIIGLFIHYLTRQKMLGYKELVMFTALSCLIITLKLPYILLMGLLFFIPKERFSIKFPTISILLVSCLVLALTAIWFIGYQQIKSTTTLQGVGLVGQIQYFLSNPSHGLLALSKEFFLTPHRLVMLFYFGILNLPMRETLIPIFTFYLFVIASNLGQKQVTLRSRTGSILIGLGIICGIILVMYLTWTKIGYGHVDGIQGRYYLGVLPLFALSITALPIKSFTPFRISDAFVIKVSWIILTMVLVFIVLSTY, encoded by the coding sequence GTGTTACATAAACTTAACCAAAATAAATGGTACTTGTTTGCCAGCTTCATTGCTTGTTGTACAGTTTATACAATTTATATACGAGACTATCACGCATCCGCCGCTGTCTATCCTCTAGCCTTATTCATGATTGGTTTCATTCTTCTACTCCCTAAGAGGCAAGATTTTGCTTGTTTGCTTGTCTTACTAGTATCTGGCCTAGCCTTCTCCATTGTAACTCCCGTATTGAATACACCAGATGAATATGTTCACCTTTCTCGTGCTATGCATATCGCACAAGGAGATATCAATTTAGACAATAACCCAGCAAATCTCCAAATATCTGAAGACTACTTTGTTATTGTTGATGACTATACTATGCCCCCCTTGGCTGTAGATGCCTTTGAATATCAGCATAGCTCCACTGAGGTTCCTTTTAAGGGCCTGGCTGATTTTCGTACGACCAATGCCTATTGGTTTATCGGTTATATACCCCAGGTTATCGGTATTACACTGGGACGAGCCTTGAATCTAAATGTTGGTTTAATCTATTACCTAGGTCGCATTTTTAATGCTATTTGCTACGCACTACTAGCTTATATAGCTGTCAAATTAAGTGGCAACTTTAGGCAAATAATGATGCTGATTGTACTCATGCCAATGAATATTTTCCTAGCCGCCTCCTATAATCAAGATGGAGTTGCACTCGGATTTATCTATGTTATTATTGGGCTCTTTATCCACTATCTAACCAGACAAAAAATGCTTGGTTATAAGGAACTTGTTATGTTTACTGCTCTTTCTTGCCTGATAATCACATTAAAATTACCTTATATCCTCTTGATGGGATTGCTCTTCTTTATCCCAAAAGAACGTTTCTCTATCAAATTCCCTACGATTAGCATTCTTTTAGTATCCTGCTTAGTTCTAGCTCTGACCGCCATCTGGTTTATCGGTTACCAACAAATTAAATCGACTACGACACTACAGGGAGTTGGTCTGGTTGGACAAATCCAATATTTCTTATCCAATCCTAGTCATGGATTGTTAGCTCTATCAAAAGAATTCTTCCTGACTCCCCACCGCTTAGTCATGCTATTCTACTTTGGAATCCTAAATCTACCTATGCGGGAAACGCTTATTCCAATTTTTACCTTCTATTTATTCGTTATCGCTAGTAATTTAGGTCAGAAACAGGTTACACTTCGCAGCCGTACAGGTAGCATTCTCATTGGCCTGGGAATTATTTGTGGGATTATTCTCGTCATGTACCTAACCTGGACCAAGATTGGCTACGGACACGTAGATGGCATCCAAGGTCGTTACTATCTGGGTGTTTTACCTCTTTTTGCACTCTCTATAACAGCTCTACCTATAAAATCTTTTACACCTTTCCGCATTTCCGATGCTTTTGTCATCAAAGTCAGTTGGATTATCTTAACAATGGTATTAGTATTCATCGTCCTATCTACCTACTAA
- a CDS encoding lipopolysaccharide biosynthesis protein: MNNTQKSVYFWNMVGNLAAATVSVLYLLIVSRFSNAKTADDFSMAYAIGNLWVVIGLFQVRNYQGTDIKETHSFAAYLLARSYSLTLMVATILPYLLLTQYQSSYELVLLVILYRVGDVISDLFQGFFQQRDRLDIAGKNMTIRYTTSTLVLAFSLAIGKHLPLALALMATTNLALVFLLDCRQAQKLYTTKLHALFRKSLHKDAYTILRACFPLFINGFLLTYIFNEPKQVIETGLAEGSLVTGMQRDFSILFMPVFFMSLCVLILRPLITSLARLWYQHSYQEFRQICNRLVLSLFIGGSLISLLAFGIGTPILSLLFGIDLTSHNLTLGILVFSGILYSLAIVFENLITIFRQQKILVFVYLLLFIFSRIITSPLIFHYQLLGAAISFLLTMTIYALVMGLLTIYLYSKGKKNV; encoded by the coding sequence ATGAATAATACACAAAAATCAGTTTATTTTTGGAATATGGTTGGTAATCTAGCTGCGGCTACCGTATCTGTTCTCTATCTGCTTATTGTATCGCGCTTTTCAAACGCAAAAACGGCCGACGACTTCAGTATGGCCTATGCTATTGGTAATCTTTGGGTAGTGATTGGTCTCTTTCAGGTAAGAAACTATCAAGGGACAGATATCAAAGAAACCCATTCCTTTGCCGCCTACCTATTAGCACGTAGCTATTCTTTGACACTTATGGTCGCAACCATTCTGCCCTATCTCCTTCTCACTCAGTATCAGTCCAGCTATGAACTTGTCCTCTTGGTCATCCTATATCGTGTAGGTGATGTTATCTCCGACTTATTTCAAGGTTTTTTCCAGCAACGAGATCGACTAGATATAGCAGGGAAGAATATGACTATTCGCTACACCACCAGTACCTTAGTATTAGCCTTCTCATTAGCTATCGGAAAACATCTTCCCCTAGCCCTAGCCCTTATGGCAACAACTAATCTGGCCTTGGTCTTTCTTCTAGATTGCCGACAAGCTCAGAAATTGTATACCACTAAACTTCATGCTCTTTTTAGAAAGTCATTACATAAGGATGCCTACACTATTTTGCGTGCCTGTTTCCCTCTTTTTATCAACGGTTTCCTACTCACTTATATCTTTAATGAACCAAAACAAGTCATCGAAACCGGCCTAGCCGAAGGAAGTCTGGTGACAGGTATGCAACGTGATTTCAGCATTCTATTTATGCCTGTATTTTTCATGAGTCTTTGTGTACTAATCCTGCGTCCATTGATTACCAGTTTAGCTAGACTTTGGTACCAACATAGCTACCAGGAATTTCGGCAGATTTGCAATCGCTTGGTACTAAGCTTGTTCATCGGAGGCAGTCTAATAAGCCTACTAGCTTTCGGCATAGGCACTCCCATCCTGAGCCTTCTATTTGGGATCGATTTGACAAGCCATAATCTGACACTAGGAATTCTAGTTTTTTCAGGTATTCTATATTCCCTGGCTATTGTTTTTGAAAATCTTATCACCATATTTCGACAACAAAAAATCCTGGTCTTTGTCTACCTCCTGCTATTTATCTTTTCAAGAATCATTACCAGCCCACTCATTTTCCATTATCAATTGCTTGGAGCTGCAATCAGTTTCTTACTAACAATGACCATATACGCTCTAGTCATGGGACTACTAACTATCTATCTCTATTCCAAAGGAAAAAAGAATGTCTAA
- a CDS encoding PolC-type DNA polymerase III, with protein MSDKFQLLLQQIGMPLDAQQSGAFSTATIEKVVLHKVSKLWEFTFRFEKPLPLMDYRLFKARLATEFEKVGNRIQFSIVSDAESFEAGLVEAYYPEAFTEDLCQSAGFKALFQSLEVVYRENTLWIKGPETIDTVHFRKNHLPNLVEQYKRFGFGNLAVDIEVCQEMTQQQAAAFHAQNEEIYLQANEENLAALEQLAQMAPPPEAAQPFVPEYKKNRPAKVNIEKAEITPMIEVDSEENRIVFEGLVFEVEQKTTKTGRVIINFKMTDYTSSFTLQKWAKNEEEAQKFDMVKKGNWLRVRGNVETNNFTRDLTMNVQEVQEVKKEIRKDLMPEGEKRVEFHAHTNMSTMDALPAVEDLVARAAAWGHKAVAITDHGNVQSFPHGYHAARKAGIKPLFGMEANIVEDSVPIVYNEADMVLSDATYVVFDVETTGLSAVNNALIQIAASKMHKGNIIAEFDEFIDPGHPLSKFTTELTGITDEHVRGSKPLEQVLREFQDFCQDSIMVAHNATFDVGFMNVNYERAGLPIISQPVIDTLEFARNLYPDYKRHGLAALTKRFGVALEHHHMANYDAEATGRLLFIFLKEALEKHNLTNLNQLNTELVAEDSYKKARVKHATLYVVNQVGLKNIFKLVSLSNTKYFEGVPRIPRTVLDAHREGLILGTACQEGEVFDDLLSKGMDDAVKTAGYYDFIEVMPPALYAPMIAKEQFKDMAEIEETIKQLIEVGRRAGLPVLATGNVHYIDPEEEIYREIIVRALGQGAPINWTIGNGENAQPAPLPKAHFRTTSEMLDEFAFLGESLAREIVITNPNAMLDRFEDVQVVKSDLYTPYIEKAEETVAELTYQKAFEIYGNPLPDIIDLRIEKELTSILGNGFAVIYLASQMLVQRSNERGYLVGSRGSVGSSFVATMIGITEVNPMPPHYVCPNCQHSEFITDGSYGSGFDLPDKDCEECGTKYKKDGQDIPFETFLGFDGDKVPDIDLNFSGDDQPSAHLDVRDIFGEENAFRAGTVGTVAAKTAYGFVRGYERDYGKFYRDVEVERLAAGAAGVKRTTGQHPGGIIVFPDYMDVYDFTPVQYPADDVTANWQTTHFNFHDIDENVLKLDVLGHDDPTMVRKLQDLSGIDPQTIPADDKGVMALFSGTEILGVTPEQIGTPTGMLGIPEFGTNFVRGMVEETKPTTFAELLQLSGLSHGTDVWLGNAQDLIKAGIADLSTVIGCRDDIMVYLMHAGLPPKMAFNIMERVRKGMWLKISEEERNSYIQHMKDNKVPDWYIESCGKIKYMFPKAHAAAYVMMALRVAYFKVHYPIYYYCAYFSIRAKAFDLATMSGGLDRVKAKMEEIALKKKNNEASNVEQDLYTTLELVNEMLERGFKFGKLDLYKSHATDFLIEDDTLIPPFVAMDGLGENVAKQLVTARAEGEFLSKTELRKRGGLSSTLVEKMDEMGILGKLPEDNQLSLFDDLF; from the coding sequence ATGTCAGATAAGTTTCAGCTCTTGCTTCAACAAATCGGGATGCCTCTTGATGCTCAGCAATCAGGGGCTTTTTCGACTGCAACGATTGAGAAAGTGGTCTTGCACAAGGTCAGCAAACTCTGGGAATTTACCTTCCGCTTTGAAAAGCCCTTGCCGCTGATGGACTATAGACTTTTCAAGGCTCGTTTGGCGACGGAGTTTGAAAAGGTAGGGAACAGGATTCAATTTTCTATCGTCAGCGATGCGGAAAGTTTTGAAGCGGGCTTAGTAGAGGCCTATTATCCAGAAGCTTTTACAGAAGATTTGTGTCAGAGTGCAGGTTTCAAGGCTCTGTTTCAATCTTTGGAGGTTGTTTATCGGGAGAATACCCTGTGGATAAAGGGTCCTGAAACCATTGACACCGTTCATTTTCGGAAGAATCACCTGCCAAACCTTGTGGAACAATACAAGCGATTTGGTTTTGGCAATCTTGCGGTGGATATTGAAGTTTGTCAAGAGATGACGCAGCAGCAGGCTGCGGCCTTCCATGCGCAGAATGAGGAAATTTACCTGCAGGCTAATGAAGAAAACTTGGCGGCCCTGGAACAACTGGCGCAAATGGCGCCACCACCAGAGGCAGCTCAGCCATTTGTCCCAGAATATAAGAAAAATCGTCCTGCCAAGGTCAATATCGAAAAGGCTGAGATTACGCCTATGATTGAGGTGGACAGCGAGGAGAATCGGATTGTCTTTGAGGGTCTGGTCTTTGAGGTCGAGCAGAAGACGACCAAGACGGGGCGGGTCATTATCAACTTTAAGATGACTGACTATACTTCGTCCTTTACCTTGCAGAAGTGGGCTAAGAATGAGGAAGAGGCCCAGAAATTTGACATGGTCAAAAAGGGCAACTGGCTGCGGGTGCGTGGAAATGTGGAAACCAATAACTTCACTCGTGATTTGACTATGAATGTCCAGGAGGTCCAGGAGGTCAAGAAGGAAATCCGTAAGGATCTCATGCCTGAGGGGGAAAAGCGGGTCGAGTTTCATGCCCATACCAACATGTCTACCATGGATGCCCTGCCTGCTGTTGAGGACTTGGTGGCGCGTGCGGCGGCTTGGGGACACAAGGCGGTGGCCATTACTGACCACGGCAATGTTCAATCCTTCCCCCATGGCTACCATGCTGCTCGGAAGGCTGGAATTAAGCCCCTCTTTGGTATGGAAGCCAATATCGTTGAGGACTCGGTTCCCATTGTCTACAATGAAGCAGATATGGTTCTATCTGATGCCACCTATGTGGTCTTTGACGTGGAAACGACAGGTCTTTCCGCTGTCAACAATGCCCTCATTCAGATTGCAGCATCTAAGATGCACAAGGGTAATATCATTGCGGAATTTGATGAATTTATTGACCCAGGTCACCCGCTTAGTAAATTTACGACTGAACTGACAGGGATTACAGATGAGCATGTGCGTGGTTCCAAGCCCTTGGAGCAAGTTCTGCGAGAGTTTCAGGACTTCTGTCAGGATTCCATCATGGTTGCCCACAACGCGACCTTTGACGTTGGTTTCATGAACGTCAACTACGAGCGAGCTGGCTTGCCAATCATCAGCCAACCAGTCATCGATACGCTAGAATTTGCCCGAAACCTTTATCCAGACTACAAGCGGCACGGTTTGGCAGCCTTGACCAAGCGATTTGGTGTTGCTCTTGAGCATCACCACATGGCCAACTACGATGCGGAGGCCACTGGTCGCCTGCTCTTTATCTTCCTAAAAGAAGCCTTGGAGAAACACAATCTGACCAATCTCAACCAGCTCAATACAGAATTGGTGGCGGAGGATTCGTATAAGAAGGCCCGTGTCAAACACGCTACGCTCTATGTGGTCAATCAGGTTGGTTTGAAAAATATCTTCAAACTGGTTTCCTTGTCCAATACTAAGTATTTTGAGGGAGTTCCTCGCATTCCCAGAACGGTTCTGGATGCCCACCGAGAAGGCTTGATACTAGGAACAGCCTGTCAAGAGGGCGAGGTTTTTGATGACCTGCTTTCTAAGGGTATGGATGATGCGGTTAAGACAGCGGGCTATTATGATTTTATCGAGGTCATGCCACCAGCTCTCTACGCTCCTATGATTGCCAAGGAGCAATTCAAGGACATGGCAGAGATTGAAGAAACCATCAAGCAGTTGATTGAGGTAGGGCGTAGGGCAGGTTTGCCAGTTTTGGCGACTGGAAATGTCCACTATATTGACCCTGAGGAAGAGATTTATCGGGAAATCATTGTCCGTGCTCTAGGTCAAGGGGCACCGATTAACTGGACTATCGGAAATGGTGAGAATGCTCAACCGGCTCCTCTGCCAAAGGCTCACTTTAGAACGACCAGCGAGATGTTGGATGAGTTTGCCTTCTTGGGTGAAAGTCTAGCTCGTGAGATTGTCATTACCAATCCAAATGCTATGCTGGACCGGTTTGAAGATGTTCAGGTGGTCAAGTCGGACCTCTACACCCCTTATATCGAAAAGGCTGAGGAAACGGTTGCGGAATTGACCTATCAGAAAGCCTTTGAAATTTATGGCAATCCTCTTCCAGATATTATCGACCTGCGGATTGAGAAGGAATTGACGTCCATTCTGGGTAATGGTTTCGCCGTGATTTACCTGGCATCGCAGATGTTGGTGCAACGGTCAAATGAACGGGGCTACCTGGTTGGTTCACGGGGGTCTGTCGGATCCAGTTTCGTTGCCACCATGATTGGGATTACGGAAGTAAACCCTATGCCTCCTCACTATGTCTGTCCAAATTGTCAACACAGTGAATTTATCACAGATGGTTCCTATGGTTCCGGTTTTGACCTGCCAGATAAGGATTGTGAAGAATGCGGTACCAAGTATAAAAAAGATGGTCAGGATATTCCCTTTGAAACCTTCCTTGGTTTTGATGGGGACAAGGTTCCCGATATTGACTTGAACTTCTCAGGGGATGACCAACCGTCTGCCCATTTGGATGTTCGGGATATTTTCGGCGAAGAAAATGCCTTCCGTGCAGGAACGGTTGGTACGGTGGCGGCCAAGACGGCCTATGGTTTTGTCCGAGGCTATGAGCGGGATTATGGCAAATTCTACCGTGATGTAGAGGTAGAACGCTTGGCTGCTGGTGCGGCTGGGGTCAAACGGACGACCGGTCAGCACCCAGGAGGAATTATCGTATTCCCGGACTACATGGATGTTTATGACTTTACGCCTGTCCAATATCCTGCCGATGATGTGACGGCCAACTGGCAGACCACCCACTTTAACTTCCACGATATTGATGAAAACGTCTTGAAGCTCGATGTCCTGGGACACGATGATCCGACCATGGTCCGCAAGCTGCAGGACTTGTCGGGCATCGATCCGCAGACCATTCCTGCTGATGACAAGGGAGTGATGGCCCTCTTCTCTGGCACGGAAATTCTAGGTGTTACACCAGAACAGATTGGGACACCGACAGGTATGCTGGGCATTCCTGAATTTGGAACCAACTTTGTACGTGGAATGGTGGAGGAAACCAAGCCGACCACCTTTGCGGAACTCCTGCAGCTGTCTGGTCTATCCCATGGTACAGACGTATGGTTGGGCAATGCCCAGGACTTGATTAAGGCAGGAATTGCCGACCTATCAACCGTTATCGGTTGTCGGGATGACATCATGGTGTATCTCATGCACGCAGGTCTACCACCTAAGATGGCCTTTAATATCATGGAGCGGGTGCGGAAGGGCATGTGGCTAAAGATTTCTGAGGAAGAGCGAAACAGCTATATCCAACATATGAAGGATAATAAGGTGCCGGACTGGTATATCGAATCCTGTGGTAAAATCAAGTACATGTTCCCCAAAGCCCATGCGGCTGCCTATGTTATGATGGCCTTGCGGGTTGCCTACTTTAAGGTTCACTATCCAATCTACTACTATTGTGCTTACTTCTCTATTCGTGCCAAGGCCTTTGATTTGGCGACCATGTCGGGTGGTTTGGATCGGGTCAAGGCCAAGATGGAAGAGATTGCCCTCAAGAAGAAGAACAATGAAGCGTCAAACGTTGAGCAGGATCTCTATACCACACTTGAATTGGTCAATGAAATGCTGGAACGTGGCTTTAAGTTTGGTAAGTTGGACCTCTACAAGTCCCATGCGACCGACTTCTTGATTGAAGACGATACCCTCATCCCACCATTTGTCGCTATGGATGGTCTGGGAGAAAACGTAGCCAAGCAGCTTGTAACGGCGCGTGCTGAAGGGGAATTTCTCTCCAAAACAGAACTCCGTAAGCGAGGCGGTCTATCCAGCACCCTTGTCGAAAAAATGGATGAGATGGGCATCCTTGGTAAACTGCCAGAGGATAACCAACTCAGTCTATTTGATGATTTGTTTTAA
- the dhaQ gene encoding DhaKLM operon coactivator DhaQ, whose product MVFIKNRQDNVIADYIEGFYRTNKYVKKLEHQPILVQKEQDSQLVPIISGGGSGHEPAHVGFVGKGMLTAAVYGEIFTPPTAEEVLAAIRAVHKGKGVFLIVKNFEADLETFGQAIAQARQEGIAVKYIVSHDDISVDTKDNFRMRHRGLAGTILLHKVLGAAAQAGYDLVDLEQLGLSLATEIATIGFATKSASLPDVSQPLFDLADGEISYGIGIHGEEGYRTVTYESSEQLANEIVNKLKLKFRWKEGEEYVLLVNNLGNLSELEQGIFLNDLYQFLELEGLKLPYIKTGKFMTSLDMEGISVTLCRVKDPVWLDFLQAPTEAAAW is encoded by the coding sequence ATGGTATTTATAAAAAATAGACAGGATAATGTGATTGCGGATTACATTGAAGGATTCTATCGGACAAATAAGTATGTAAAGAAACTTGAACATCAACCTATTCTAGTTCAAAAAGAACAGGACAGTCAGCTGGTTCCCATCATCTCAGGTGGTGGTTCTGGGCATGAACCGGCCCATGTCGGTTTCGTGGGCAAAGGAATGCTGACTGCAGCAGTCTATGGAGAGATTTTTACCCCACCAACTGCCGAAGAAGTCTTGGCAGCCATTCGTGCTGTTCATAAGGGTAAGGGAGTTTTTCTGATTGTAAAAAACTTTGAGGCAGATTTAGAAACCTTTGGTCAAGCCATCGCGCAAGCAAGACAAGAAGGTATAGCTGTGAAATATATTGTATCCCACGATGATATTTCTGTTGATACCAAGGATAATTTTCGGATGCGACATCGGGGATTGGCGGGGACTATTCTTCTGCATAAGGTTCTTGGAGCTGCGGCTCAAGCTGGTTATGATTTAGTAGACTTAGAGCAGTTAGGTCTCTCTCTAGCAACAGAGATAGCGACTATTGGTTTTGCGACCAAGTCAGCCAGCTTGCCAGATGTCAGCCAGCCTTTATTTGATTTGGCGGATGGAGAAATTTCCTATGGAATTGGCATTCATGGAGAGGAAGGTTATCGCACCGTAACCTACGAATCTTCGGAGCAATTAGCTAATGAAATTGTCAACAAGCTAAAACTGAAATTCCGTTGGAAGGAGGGGGAGGAGTATGTCCTCTTGGTCAACAATCTAGGGAACCTGTCTGAGTTGGAGCAAGGCATCTTTCTCAATGATTTGTACCAGTTCTTGGAATTAGAAGGCTTGAAACTACCCTATATTAAAACAGGTAAGTTTATGACCAGTTTGGATATGGAAGGTATATCTGTCACCCTTTGTCGTGTCAAGGATCCAGTCTGGCTAGACTTCTTGCAGGCTCCGACAGAAGCAGCGGCCTGGTAA
- a CDS encoding nitroreductase family protein produces MSNFAKLQETRRTIYALGKELPVSNEEVVALVEKAMKESPSAFNSQSSRAVVLFGAESEAFWNEIAYSELEKVTPAEAFEGTKGRLASFAAGAGTILFFEDQDVVKGLQESFPLYAENFPIWSEQAHGINLYAVWLAFAEKNIGMNVQHYNPLVDAQVAEKYGIPANWKLRAQAPFGSIAAPAADKDYMADGDRVKVFGN; encoded by the coding sequence ATGTCAAATTTTGCAAAACTTCAAGAAACTCGTCGTACTATTTATGCACTCGGTAAAGAATTGCCAGTATCAAATGAAGAAGTAGTAGCTCTCGTTGAGAAAGCTATGAAGGAATCACCATCAGCTTTCAACTCACAATCAAGTCGTGCAGTAGTACTTTTTGGTGCTGAATCAGAAGCTTTCTGGAACGAAATTGCTTACAGTGAATTGGAAAAAGTAACACCAGCAGAGGCTTTTGAAGGCACTAAAGGTCGTTTGGCTAGCTTTGCAGCCGGTGCAGGTACTATCTTGTTCTTCGAAGACCAAGACGTAGTTAAAGGCTTGCAAGAAAGCTTCCCACTCTATGCAGAAAACTTCCCAATCTGGTCTGAACAAGCTCATGGTATCAACTTGTACGCAGTGTGGTTGGCATTTGCTGAGAAAAATATCGGTATGAACGTTCAACACTACAACCCATTGGTAGATGCACAAGTTGCTGAAAAATACGGTATCCCAGCTAACTGGAAACTTCGTGCCCAAGCACCATTCGGTAGCATTGCAGCTCCAGCAGCAGACAAAGACTATATGGCGGATGGGGACCGTGTAAAGGTTTTTGGTAACTAA
- a CDS encoding glycosyltransferase yields the protein MSNLQPLHTFIICAYGDSPFLEACIQSLQEQTISSSIQLYTSTPSKHIQQLCEQYAIPMHSSVGGSIGKDWNNALSFTSTPYVTIAHQDDIYQSSYAEEMLTSFQSNPENLIVFSDYMECKNGQTISRNTNLTVKRILLKGLSLFPQSKTWRRFILSFGNSICCPAVTYNMDKLRGFQFNEQMRTNLDWYAWYQINQSNGVFSYIPKPLMYHRIHQESETSQTIADNTRTKEDLMMFELFWPKPLARLINSFYIKGQDSNH from the coding sequence ATGTCTAATTTACAGCCACTACATACCTTCATTATCTGTGCCTACGGAGACAGTCCTTTTTTAGAAGCCTGTATCCAGTCACTGCAAGAGCAAACTATCTCCTCTTCTATTCAGCTCTATACTTCTACACCTAGCAAACACATTCAACAGCTTTGTGAGCAATATGCCATTCCTATGCATTCTTCTGTAGGTGGAAGTATTGGAAAAGATTGGAACAATGCTCTCTCCTTTACGTCTACTCCCTATGTAACCATTGCCCACCAAGATGACATCTATCAATCAAGCTATGCCGAAGAAATGCTGACATCTTTCCAAAGCAACCCGGAAAACCTTATTGTCTTTTCAGACTATATGGAATGTAAGAATGGACAAACTATCTCCCGTAATACCAATTTAACCGTCAAACGAATCCTACTCAAAGGACTATCCTTGTTCCCTCAGTCCAAGACCTGGAGGCGTTTTATCCTCAGCTTTGGGAATTCAATTTGTTGCCCTGCTGTCACCTATAACATGGATAAACTAAGGGGCTTTCAGTTCAATGAACAAATGCGCACCAATTTAGATTGGTATGCCTGGTACCAAATAAACCAGTCTAATGGAGTTTTCTCCTATATCCCAAAACCACTTATGTATCATCGTATTCACCAAGAATCCGAGACCTCACAGACCATAGCTGACAATACTCGGACAAAGGAAGACTTGATGATGTTTGAACTATTTTGGCCGAAGCCGCTTGCCCGTCTAATCAATTCTTTTTATATCAAAGGACAGGACTCAAATCACTAG
- the dhaS gene encoding dihydroxyacetone kinase transcriptional activator DhaS: protein MPTSLITKKRIAKAFKRQLSLKSFDKLSVVDIMQEAGIRRQTFYNHFLDKYELLDWIFETELQEQVTDNLTYISGVKLLDELLYYIDCNQVFYKHLFEIEGQNDFVTYLEGYFRVLMEKLLAEYQSKEGRYFTRQEQEFLVTYHSSAWIGLIKKGLAQSPCAIHSMYGQIITLLEQSFSNHNSREKRDGIYKK from the coding sequence ATGCCAACCTCGTTGATTACCAAGAAAAGAATCGCCAAGGCCTTTAAAAGGCAATTATCGCTAAAATCATTTGATAAGCTTTCTGTTGTAGATATCATGCAGGAAGCAGGTATCCGTCGTCAAACCTTTTATAATCATTTTTTGGACAAGTATGAGCTACTGGATTGGATTTTTGAAACAGAATTGCAGGAGCAGGTGACAGACAATCTGACCTATATCAGTGGGGTGAAGCTCTTAGATGAACTGCTCTATTACATTGATTGTAACCAGGTATTTTACAAACACTTGTTTGAAATTGAGGGACAAAATGACTTTGTGACCTATCTGGAAGGCTATTTTAGGGTTCTGATGGAAAAATTATTGGCGGAATATCAGTCCAAAGAAGGTCGATATTTTACAAGGCAGGAACAGGAGTTTTTAGTGACCTACCATTCGAGCGCTTGGATTGGTCTGATTAAGAAGGGGCTAGCTCAATCCCCTTGTGCTATTCATAGCATGTATGGTCAAATTATCACCTTACTAGAGCAGTCATTTTCTAATCACAATTCGAGGGAGAAGAGGGATGGTATTTATAAAAAATAG